The following coding sequences are from one Sesamum indicum cultivar Zhongzhi No. 13 linkage group LG11, S_indicum_v1.0, whole genome shotgun sequence window:
- the LOC105174538 gene encoding pentatricopeptide repeat-containing protein At3g09060, with product MAQLPRNLTPKNLLPLLKKEKNLGSALTLFDTASSHPNYTHSPAVFDHILRRLSLSADPKFIPNITRIVELIRLQQCPCSEDTVLAVLKIYSRNLMVERAMEIFQKMKEVFGCDPGVRSYNCLMNAFVVSNQLNKAEVFFRHFRTMGVSPNLETYNILIKIACKKMDFDKARALVDDIWATDLVPDVYSYGTLINGLAKSGDLDGAVKVFDEMTERGLRPDVTCYNILIDGFFKKGDYKAANAIWDRLSKDSWVYPSVVTYNISISGLCKCGRFSEGLQLWDRMSKNERTMDLFTYSSLIHGLCQVGDIDGAERVYEEMAERKVSPDAVVYNAMLNGFFRARRVRNCFELWEVMGREGGRTVASFNIMMRGLFDIGEVDQVIAIWEVMKESGFVADSTTYRILIRGFCKNGYIDKSLHVLQTAEEKGGPLDAFSYSAMINGLCKEAKLDEAVSSLNRMMKSGCKPNTHVYNALINGFVGASKFEDAIRVFHGMESMNCSPNMVTYNTLINGLCKGERYSEACDLVKEMLEKGWKSDVITYSLLIKGLCLCHKVEMGLNLWNHAIGQGFRPDVRMHNILIHGLCSVGKTRVALELYLDMNHWDCGPNIVTHNTLMDGFYKEGDLKNALVIWARILRNGLQPDVISYNITLKGLCSCNRISGAILFLHDALTKKIVPTIITWNILVRAVVHSGVPK from the coding sequence ATGGCACAGCTGCCCAGAAACCTGACTCCCAAGAACCTCCTTCCGCTCCTCAAAAAGGAGAAGAACCTTGGGTCAGCTCTCACCCTGTTCGACACCGCGAGTTCCCACCCTAACTATACACACTCCCCTGCTGTCTTCGACCACATCCTCCGTCGTCTCTCCCTCTCTGCTGACCCCAAATTCATCCCTAACATCACCCGCATCGTTGAACTCATTCGACTCCAGCAATGCCCTTGTTCCGAAGACACGGTGCTGGctgttttgaaaatatattcgaGAAATCTTATGGTGGAGAGAGCAATGGAAATTTTCCAGAAAATGAAGGAGGTTTTTGGATGTGACCCCGGGGTGAGGTCTTATAATTGTCTAATGAATGCTTTTGTGGTTTCGAATCAACTGAATAAGGCTGAGGTTTTCTTTAGACATTTTCGAACAATGGGTGTGTCTCCGAATTTAgaaacttataatattttgatcaaaattgCGTGTAAAAAGATGGATTTCGACAAGGCAAGAGCACTGGTGGATGATATTTGGGCGACGGATTTGGTCCCTGATGTTTATAGTTATGGCACTTTGATCAACGGGTTGGCGAAAAGTGGGGATTTGGACGGGGCTGTGaaggtgtttgatgaaatgacTGAGAGAGGCCTGAGACCTGATGTTAcgtgttataatattttaattgatggaTTTTTTAAGAAAGGGGATTATAAGGCGGCTAATGCTATTTGGGATAGGTTGTCAAAGGATTCATGGGTTTATCCAAGTGTTGTTACATACAATATTTCGATCAGTGGCTTGTGCAAGTGTGGGAGGTTTAGTGAGGGACTGCAATTGTGGGATAGGATGAGTAAGAATGAGCGGACAATGGATTTATTCACATACAGCTCTTTGATTCATGGGCTGTGTCAGGTAGGGGATATTGATGGGGCCGAGAGGGTTTATGAGGAGATGGCTGAGAGGAAGGTCTCACCTGATGCTGTTGTATATAATGCAATGCTGAATGGGTTTTTTAGGGCAAGGAGAGTTAGAAATTGTTTTGAGTTGTGGGAGGTGATGGGAAGGGAGGGTGGTCGAACTGTTGctagttttaatataatgatgAGAGGGCTGTTTGACATTGGAGAGGTAGATCAAGTTATTGCTATCTGGGAGGTTATGAAGGAGAGTGGCTTTGTTGCTGATTCCACTACTTACAGGATCTTAATCCGTGGATTTTGTAAAAATGGGTACATTGACAAGAGTTTACATGTGTTACAGACTGCTGAGGAGAAAGGTGGTCCTCTAGATGCTTTTTCTTATTCAGCAATGATCAATGGGTTGTGTAAAGAAGCAAAATTGGATGAAGCAGTTTCTTCGCTGAACCGTATGATGAAAAGTGGCTGTAAGCCAAACACTCATGTTTACAATGCTTTAATCAATGGCTTTGTGGGTGCTTCTAAATTTGAGGATGCAATTAGGGTTTTTCATGGAATGGAAAGTATGAATTGTTCCCCTAACATGGTTACCTACAACACTCTTATTAATGGATTATGCAAGGGTGAGAGGTACAGTGAAGCCTGTGACTTGGTGAAGGAAATGCTAGAGAAAGGATGGAAGTCAGATGTGATCACTTATAGCTTGCTAATAAAAGGTCTCTGTCTATGCCATAAAGTAGAAATGGGTCTTAATTTGTGGAACCACGCGATTGGCCAAGGTTTCAGACCTGATGTACGGAtgcataatattttgatccaTGGTCTCTGTTCTGTTGGCAAAACTCGAGTAGCTTTGGAGCTATATCTGGACATGAATCACTGGGACTGTGGTCCTAATATTGTTACCCACAATACCCTTATGGATGGATTTTATAAGGAGGGTGACTTAAAAAATGCTTTGGTTATTTGGGCTCGCATATTAAGAAATGGGCTACAGCCAGATGTTATTTCCTATAACATTACTCTTAAAGGTCTTTGTTCTTGCAATAGAATATCAGGTGCCATTTTATTCTTGCACGATGCCTTGACAAAGAAAATTGTTCCAACCATAATTACATGGAACATACTTGTTCGAGCTGTTGTTCACTCTGGGGTTCCAAAATGA
- the LOC105174726 gene encoding uncharacterized protein LOC105174726 — translation MISLKAIRTSFTPIYGPFPGRESFKKRRIVLSLCKSNTSDNSSQETPPPEGDSRKQELLVRIAMLQAQKVRLTDYLDERSAYLTQFAEEANAEIDQIGENALKELDEAGTRIMENIESQMQAFEESMELNKSEIEESEKRVADFEGQIEKDRNEGLFFKNLRQKTPVDKATAREETEKIRKLTKKSAASVIRRNIYLVLVALVLLGIADASISSTFDWRKVAIFGVILVGLLSQLVYEQSMLSETDKKEQEKSNQ, via the exons ATGATTTCTCTTAAAGCAATCCGAACCTCCTTCACTCCCATCTATGGTCCTTTCCCTGGAAGAGAATCCTTCAAGAAGAGGAGAATTGTACTCTCCCTCTGCAAGTCCAATACTTCAGATAATTCAAGTCAAGAAACTCCACCGCCCGAAGGAGATAGTCGCAAGCAGGAACTTCTTGTCAGGATTGCAATGCTTCAAGCCCAAAAAGTTCGTCTTACTGATTACTTGGATGAAAGATCAGCATATCTAACCCAGTTCGCGGAGGAAGCCAATGCTGAAATAGACCAGATTGGAGAAAATGCCCTTAAAGAATTGGATGAAGCTGGTACCAGG ATAATGGAAAATATAGAGAGTCAAATGCAAGCTTTCGAGGAATCTATGGAGTTGAACAAATCGGAGATTGAAGAGAGTGAGAAAAGGGTAGCGGATTTTGAAGGCCAAATTGAGAAAGACAGGAATGAAGGGCTGTTCTTCAAGAACCTGAGGCAAAAAACACCAGTTGACAAGGCAACAGCCAGGGAAGAGACAGAAAAAATCAGAAAGCTGACTAAGAAAAGTGCTGCTTCAGTAATCAGAAGGAACATTTACCTTGTACTGGTTGCGTTGGTACTTCTAGGAATTGCTGATGCCTCAATCTCTTCGACATTTGACTGGAGGAAGGTTGCAATTTTCGGGGTTATTCTGGTTGGTTTGCTCTCTCAACTCGTCTATGAACAGAGTATGTTATCAGAAACAGAcaaaaaagaacaagagaaaagCAACCaatag
- the LOC105174539 gene encoding LOW QUALITY PROTEIN: uncharacterized protein LOC105174539 (The sequence of the model RefSeq protein was modified relative to this genomic sequence to represent the inferred CDS: substituted 1 base at 1 genomic stop codon), producing the protein MGDLYNGGSMMVTEDDKYTKDGTTDYRNNPAIKQETGTWKACPYILGNECCERLAYYGINTNLVNYLKFQMNESNVVAVNNVTNWSGTCYVTPLLGAFLADAYLGRYWTIATFSTIYVFGMTILTLSASVHGLKPFCDPNNGGCHPTGLQIGVFYAGLYLIALGTGGIKPCVSSFGADQFDDSDEVEKKNKSSFFNWFYFSINIGALVASTVLVWIQTNVGWGWGFGIPAVAMAIAVVSFFSGTRLYRNQRPGGSPLTRICQVVVASVRKIGVDVPKDKSALYETAEEEYAVKGSRKLELTKKLSFFDKAAVETESDARNGSVNPWRLCTVTQVEELKSIIRLLPIWATGIIFSAVYSQMGTLFVLQGNTMDLHLIRSFEIPSASLSLFDTISVIFWVPVYDQIIVPFARKFTGNKNGFTQLQRIAIGLVISIFAMLVAGTLEMIRLNIVKEHNYYELKHMPLSIFWQVPQYFIIGCAEVFTFIGQLEFFYEQAPDAMRSLCSALSLTTAALGNYLSTLLVNIVTDISTRDGGPGWIPDNLNYGKLHYFFWLLAVLSLMNLGRKVXEKMAAIGEDDIYTKDGTVNIHKKPANKAKTGSWKACRFILVTECCERLAYYGMSTNLVNYLKTRLGQGNVTASNNVTNWSGTCYITPLIGAFIADSYLGRFWTIATFATIYVIGMALLTLSVSVSGLKPECNKNGCHPTSLQMATFFVAIYLIALGTGGIKPCVSSFGADQFDDNDKREKRKKSSFFNWFYLSINIGAMIASSVLVWIQMNVGWNWGFGTPAVSMAIAVAFFFSGSHLYRLQIPGGSPLTRIFQVLVASIRKYNVKVPTDKSLLYETADAESSIEGSRKLEHTDKFRCLDKAAVETDSDNSLEGVVNPWSLCTVTQVEELKSIIGLLPIWASGIVFSTVSSQMGTMFVLQGNTMDQQMGPNFKIPSASLSLFNTLSVIFWAPVYDQVIIPLARKYTHNERGFTQLQRMGIGLVISTIAMIVAGVLEVARLDYVRRNNYYNQPTIPMSIFWQVPQYFLVGCAEVFTNIGQLEFFYDQAPDAMRSLCSALALTTHAVGHYLSSALVIVVTKLTTKHGHLGWIPKENLNRGHLDYFYWLLAILSSMNFFVYLLIAKWYVYKKAVVKDR; encoded by the exons ATCAATGATGGTGACTGAAGACgataaatatacaaaagatGGAACCACTGATTATCGCAACAATCCTGCTATCAAACAGGAGACAGGAACATGGAAAGCTTGTCCTTACATTCTTG GAAACGAATGTTGTGAAAGACTGGCATATTATGGGATCAATACGAATCTGGTAAACTATCTAAAATTTCAGATGAATGAGAGCAACGTTGTAGCAGTTAACAATGTGACAAACTGGTCCGGGACGTGTTATGTTACACCATTGCTTGGGGCATTTCTAGCTGATGCATACTTGGGAAGATATTGGACGATTGCAACTTTCTCAACCATCTATGTCTTT GGCATGACAATCTTGACGTTATCGGCATCTGTCCACGGCCTAAAACCATTTTGCGACCCGAATAATGGGGGGTGCCATCCAACAGGGCTGCAAATAGGAGTTTTCTACGCTGGTCTATACTTGATAGCACTAGGCACCGGGGGAATCAAGCCCTGTGTTTCCTCCTTTGGAGCAGATCAATTTGATGACTCTGATGAGGttgagaagaagaacaagagttCTTTCTTCAACTGGTTCTATTTCTCTATCAACATAGGGGCTCTTGTTGCGTCCACGGTTCTTGTATGGATACAAACGAACGTCGGATGGGGCTGGGGTTTCGGCATCCCTGCCGTGGCAATGGCTATTGCTGTTGTCAGCTTCTTCTCGGGCACTCGACTTTACAGGAACCAGAGGCCTGGAGGGAGTCCATTGACTCGCATTTGCCAGGTTGTTGTTGCATCTGTCAGGAAAATTGGAGTAGATGTGCCGAAAGATAAATCTGCTCTTTATGAGACTGCAGAAGAAGAATATGCTGTCAAGGGGAGTAGGAAACTTGAGCTAACTAAAAAGTTGAG TTTCTTTGACAAGGCTGCGGTTGAGACAGAATCAGACGCAAGAAATGGCTCAGTCAATCCCTGGCGACTCTGCACTGTGACTCAGGTGGAAGAACTCAAATCCATCATACGACTGCTGCCAATATGGGCAACCGGGATCATTTTCAGCGCGGTATACAGTCAAATGGGCACGTTATTTGTTCTTCAAGGCAACACCATGGATCTTCACTTGATAAGATCCTTTGAGATCCCATCGGCTTCACTGTCTCTATTCGACACAATAAGCGTCATCTTCTGGGTTCCAGTCTATGACCAGATCATCGTGCCTTTTGCCCGGAAATTCACAGGCAACAAGAATGGATTCACTCAGCTTCAAAGAATAGCAATTGGActtgtaatttcaatttttgccaTGCTGGTGGCCGGGACACTTGAAATGATTAGGCTGAATATTGTGAAAGAACACAATTACTATGAGCTCAAGCACATGCCCTTGTCCATATTCTGGCAAGTACCACAATATTTCATCATAGGATGTGCTGAGGTTTTCACATTCATTGGGCAGCTGGAGTTTTTCTACGAGCAGGCTCCAGATGCCATGAGGAGCTTGTGCTCAGCGTTATCGCTCACGACAGCAGCATTAGGGAACTATTTGAGCACTTTGCTAGTGAATATTGTGACAGATATTAGCACCAGGGACGGCGGCCCTGGCTGGATTCCCGATAATCTCAACTATGGTAAACTTCACTATTTTTTCTGGCTTCTGGCTGTGCTGAGTCTGATGAATTTGGGG AGAaaagtttaagaaaaaatggCTGCAATAGGAGAAGATGATATCTACACCAAAGATGGAACTGTGAATATCCACAAAAAACCTGCTAATAAGGCGAAAACTGGAAGTTGGAAGGCTTGCCGCTTCATTCTTG TGACTGAGTGCTGTGAGAGATTGGCATACTATGGGATGAGCACCAATTTGGTGAACTACCTCAAAACACGACTCGGCCAAGGGAATGTGACTGCATCGAACAATGTCACGAATTGGTCAGGGACCTGCTACATCACGCCTCTCATTGGAGCTTTCATTGCTGATTCTTACCTTGGAAGATTTTGGACAATTGCCACTTTCGCTACCATCTATGTTATT GGAATGGCACTCTTGACATTATCTGTTTCAGTCTCTGGACTAAAGCCTGAATGCAATAAGAATGGCTGTCACCCGACTTCATTGCAGATGGCTACCTTCTTTGTAGCGATATACTTGATTGCTCTTGGAACGGGCGGAATCAAACCATGTGTATCTTCGTTTGGCGCAGATCAGTTTGATGATAATGacaaaagagagaagagaaagaagagctCCTTCTTCAACTGGTTTTATCTGTCCATAAACATTGGTGCTATGATTGCTTCGTCGGTTTTGGTGTGGATACAAATGAATGTGGGTTGGAATTGGGGGTTCGGGACTCCAGCAGTTTCCATGGCCATTGCTGttgcatttttcttctcaGGGAGCCATCTGTATCGGCTCCAGATACCGGGAGGGAGCCCCCTGACACGAATTTTTCAGGTGTTGGTCGCATCCATCAGAAAATACAACGTCAAAGTTCCGACTGACAAATCTCTTCTTTATGAGACTGCCGATGCGGAATCTAGCATTGAAGGTAGCCGCAAGCTCGAGCATACAGACAAGTTCAG GTGCCTTGACAAAGCTGCAGTAGAAACAGACTCGGACAATTCTCTGGAAGGGGTGGTGAATCCATGGAGTCTCTGCACAGTGACTCAGGTTGAAGAATTAAAATCCATAATCGGACTACTTCCCATCTGGGCTTCTGGAATAGTTTTCTCCACAGTGAGCAGTCAAATGGGTACAATGTTTGTTCTGCAAGGCAACACAATGGACCAACAAATGGGACCCAACTTCAAGATCCCATCAGCATCCTTGTCCCTCTTTAACACCCTCAGTGTCATATTCTGGGCACCTGTTTATGACCAAGTAATTATCCCCCTTGCAAGAAAATACACTCACAATGAGAGGGGATTCACACAGCTCCAAAGAATGGGAATTGGGCTCGTAATCTCAACTATTGCCATGATTGTTGCCGGTGTGCTGGAGGTTGCTCGGCTCGACTATGTGAGGAGGAATAACTACTATAATCAGCCCACCATTCCCATGTCCATATTTTGGCAAGTTCCACAGTACTTCCTGGTTGGATGTGCGGAAGTTTTCACAAACATTGGACAGTTGGAGTTCTTCTACGACCAAGCACCTGATGCCATGAGAAGCTTGTGTTCTGCCCTTGCTCTCACAACTCATGCCGTGGGTCATTACCTGAGCTCAGCACTGGTAATAGTTGTGACTAAACTGACAACAAAACATGGGCACCTCGGCTGGATCCCCAAAGAGAATCTGAACAGGGGCCATCTTGATTACTTCTATTGGCTCCTGGCTATCCTTAGTTCGATGAACTTCTTTGTCTATCTCTTGATTGCAAAATGGTATGTTTACAAGAAAGCGGTGGTAAAAGATCGATGA